The genomic segment TTTCCAAACTTTATATTTTTCTTTTAAACAGTGCCCACAAGGTCTAAACCTTAAACGGATCGCTTCTTTAAGATACCGCGTAATGAAAGATTATACCCAGAGTGTGTCTGTTTCCACTATGAACTTCGCTGACTCCGTGTTTAACCTGAGATCTATAATAGTCTTTTGCCCCTTTGACTGGGAAAAAATCAGTAGTGAATATGATCATATCTCCTCTTTCGGGACGGAATACTATAGCTTTAGATTGAGCTCTCGGTTTCGACTGAGTTAGTACGAATTCGCCACCTTCATAATCCTTATCTGGTTCATTTAGGAAGAATGCTAACTGGATCGGAAAATAAATATCTCCATATAAATCTTGGTGAAGAGTGTTAAATCCTCCTTTTCCATATTTGAGTAAAAGACTTGTAGGTTGGGTTTGCCCTTTCTCTACGCATAAATCTTGAAAAGTGTTTAGATCTAAAGGAAATCGTTTATCTATTTTTAAATTTTCCATCCATTGATTCGCTAATGGAGAAAGTCGCGGATAGGTTTCCTTTTTGATTTTTATAATTTGTTCAGGTTCAGGATTTTTGAAATATTTATATTCTCCGAACCCGAAACGATATTTTTCCATTACTACAGTTTTGCGAAATAGATCAGATTGATTGTATAAAGAGATCCAATCTAAACAACTTGCCTCATCCAAAACTTTCTTTTGAAGGACAGCCCCAGAAGAATTCAAATTTTCTAATAGACTGTCCCAGTTTAATTTAGCAAAATCTGGGTTCACAGATCATTCCTATTGACCAGATCCGTTTTAGCAGCTTCCCAGCCGATCATCGCAACTTTACGCGAATCTCCCCAATGGTATTCACCGAATTCTCCGGAAGAACGAATCACTCTATGGCAAGGGATTAAGAATGCTACTGGATTATTTCCGATCGCAGTTCCTATTGCTCTTGTCGCTTTAGGATTTCCCATTTGTTCTCCGATCTGTCCGTATGTGGAAAGTTTTCCCATAGGGACTTTTAAAAGAGTTTCCCATACTTTGAGCTGGAAGTCTGTACCTTTAAGATGTAATTTTATCTTACCCAATTGGCTCCAATCATGAGTGAATATGAACAATGCATTTTGTTGGATCATATCCACTGTTTGATTATAAGTCGCGTTCGGGAAAATCGACTTTAACTCTTGGAATACCTTCTTCTCATTTTCAAAAAATGAAATATAACAAATTCCTTTTGAAGTAGAAGCCACAAGTAATTTACCAAAAGGAGATTCCGCATAACTATAGTTAATCGATAGATCCTTTCCTCCATTCTTGTATTCTCCTGGAGTCA from the Leptospira saintgironsiae genome contains:
- a CDS encoding 2OG-Fe(II) oxygenase, encoding MNPDFAKLNWDSLLENLNSSGAVLQKKVLDEASCLDWISLYNQSDLFRKTVVMEKYRFGFGEYKYFKNPEPEQIIKIKKETYPRLSPLANQWMENLKIDKRFPLDLNTFQDLCVEKGQTQPTSLLLKYGKGGFNTLHQDLYGDIYFPIQLAFFLNEPDKDYEGGEFVLTQSKPRAQSKAIVFRPERGDMIIFTTDFFPVKGAKDYYRSQVKHGVSEVHSGNRHTLGIIFHYAVS
- a CDS encoding bifunctional helix-turn-helix domain-containing protein/methylated-DNA--[protein]-cysteine S-methyltransferase, with amino-acid sequence MKGQQNTDFDRIADAIFYLRKNFKTQPSLEDVAGKLKLSPHHFQRMFTDWAGVSPKKFLQYTTLEYAKNLLKENGSSLLDTALDSGLSGTGRLHDLFVNIEGMTPGEYKNGGKDLSINYSYAESPFGKLLVASTSKGICYISFFENEKKVFQELKSIFPNATYNQTVDMIQQNALFIFTHDWSQLGKIKLHLKGTDFQLKVWETLLKVPMGKLSTYGQIGEQMGNPKATRAIGTAIGNNPVAFLIPCHRVIRSSGEFGEYHWGDSRKVAMIGWEAAKTDLVNRNDL